The following proteins are encoded in a genomic region of Synechococcus sp. ROS8604:
- the msrB gene encoding peptide-methionine (R)-S-oxide reductase MsrB, with protein MTSAPVAGGDRVERTPEQWKAKLNPTQFQVARQGGTEAAFTGAYWDHKEDGTYHCVCCDAPLFSSSTKFESGTGWPSFWNGVTQGAIRTHEDRSHGMVRTEILCSRCDAHLGHVFNDGPAPTGQRYCTNSASLDFKKKAIA; from the coding sequence ATGACGAGTGCGCCAGTAGCAGGTGGAGATCGGGTGGAACGCACTCCTGAGCAGTGGAAGGCGAAACTCAACCCAACCCAGTTTCAAGTTGCGCGTCAGGGCGGCACCGAAGCGGCATTTACTGGTGCCTATTGGGATCACAAGGAAGACGGCACGTATCACTGCGTCTGTTGTGATGCGCCTCTGTTTAGCTCCAGCACAAAATTTGAATCGGGTACTGGCTGGCCAAGCTTCTGGAATGGTGTGACCCAGGGGGCGATTCGCACCCATGAAGATCGCAGCCACGGGATGGTGCGAACAGAGATCCTTTGCTCGCGTTGTGATGCCCATCTAGGGCATGTGTTCAACGACGGACCCGCACCCACCGGTCAGCGCTATTGCACGAACAGCGCTTCCCTCGACTTCAAAAAGAAAGCCATCGCTTGA
- a CDS encoding glycosyl transferase, producing MTSRTKDQALAVVFVSNGPGELTTWVRPLAEQLHRCLLMRPRAPGSLLSLRLVLVPCPNATGTEASAASRWGLFDRITLARQFWLLLLKPSRFGIWPDRGVVVFLGGDQFWSVLLSARLGYRHITYAEWVARWPRWNDRIAAMAPTVRDELPRRFRARCRVVGDLMADLSSHAKEEAPLPSGEWVALLPGSKPAKLSVGVPFLLDTADRLAAQRPGCRFLLPVAPTTTVEDLERYASRSNPIAASYDTDVASIEQARAGEGLRRLITRNGTEIHLQENPPAHGALSQCKLALTTVGANTAELGALGVPMIVLVPTQHLGVMQAWDGWLGLLARLPGLRRLIGLLLSAWRLRNHGFMAWPNISAGRMVVPERVGPITPEQIALEAESWLATPDRLQGQRDDLRGLRGDPGAVRALAEEVQGLLPLALSD from the coding sequence GTGACGTCACGCACCAAGGACCAAGCCCTGGCTGTGGTGTTCGTTTCCAACGGCCCTGGTGAACTCACGACTTGGGTTCGTCCCCTTGCGGAGCAGCTGCATCGCTGCCTACTGATGCGGCCTCGAGCTCCTGGGTCGTTGTTGAGCCTGCGACTCGTTTTGGTCCCCTGTCCCAATGCCACGGGCACGGAAGCCTCCGCTGCTTCCCGTTGGGGATTGTTTGATCGCATCACCCTGGCCCGGCAGTTTTGGTTGCTGCTGTTGAAGCCTTCTCGGTTTGGGATTTGGCCAGACCGGGGTGTGGTGGTCTTTTTGGGTGGGGATCAGTTTTGGAGTGTGTTGTTATCAGCTCGGCTGGGCTATCGCCACATCACTTACGCGGAGTGGGTGGCGCGTTGGCCGCGCTGGAACGATCGAATCGCCGCTATGGCGCCAACGGTGCGGGACGAGCTGCCCAGACGCTTTCGAGCTCGCTGCCGCGTCGTGGGTGACTTGATGGCGGATCTTTCCAGCCATGCCAAAGAAGAGGCCCCGCTGCCATCCGGTGAGTGGGTGGCTTTGTTACCCGGATCGAAACCGGCCAAACTCAGCGTGGGTGTTCCTTTCCTGCTGGACACTGCAGACCGTTTGGCTGCTCAACGCCCTGGCTGCCGTTTTTTGTTGCCGGTGGCACCCACCACCACCGTTGAAGACTTGGAACGTTACGCAAGTCGCTCGAATCCCATCGCTGCTTCTTACGACACCGATGTCGCCTCGATTGAACAGGCCCGTGCTGGCGAGGGATTGAGGCGCTTGATCACGCGCAATGGCACGGAGATTCACTTGCAGGAAAACCCTCCAGCCCATGGTGCCTTGAGCCAGTGCAAGCTGGCGCTCACCACCGTGGGAGCGAACACGGCTGAACTTGGCGCTCTTGGTGTCCCCATGATCGTGTTGGTGCCCACCCAGCATTTAGGTGTGATGCAGGCTTGGGATGGTTGGCTCGGGCTCTTGGCTCGTCTACCAGGACTGCGGCGTCTGATCGGCTTGTTGCTCAGCGCTTGGCGTCTTCGGAACCATGGATTCATGGCTTGGCCGAATATCAGCGCTGGTCGCATGGTGGTTCCTGAACGGGTGGGTCCGATCACTCCGGAGCAAATTGCACTTGAGGCTGAGTCCTGGCTCGCGACACCGGACAGGTTGCAGGGTCAACGCGATGATTTGCGCGGTCTTCGCGGTGATCCTGGTGCCGTTAGGGCACTTGCAGAGGAGGTTCAGGGACTCTTGCCGTTGGCTCTTTCCGACTAG
- the accC gene encoding acetyl-CoA carboxylase biotin carboxylase subunit, with protein sequence MPIGKVLIANRGEIALRILRSCRELGISTVAVYSTVDRTALHVQLADEAVCVGEGPSNKSYLNIPNILAAATSRGVDAIHPGYGFLAENDRFAEMCRDHGITFIGPSPHAIRSMGDKSTAKATMQAVGVPTVPGSEGLLPTPEAAAELAAAMGYPVMIKATAGGGGRGMRLVPSPDQLVKLYKAAQGEADAAFGNPGLYMEKFIDRPRHVEVQILADRHGNVVHLGERDCSIQRRHQKLLEEAPSPALDPELRRRMGDAAVAAARSINYEGAGTVEFLLDRSGGFYFMEMNTRIQVEHPVTEMVTGIDLIAEQLRIAGGEPISVRQEDIQMNGHAIECRINAEDAQHNFRPAPGRITGWLPPGGPGVRVDSHVYTGYDIPPFYDSLIGKLIIWAPNRPAALERMKRALNECAITGIPTTVDFHLRMLDRPEFQRGDVHTKFVEEEML encoded by the coding sequence ATGCCCATCGGCAAGGTGCTGATCGCCAACCGCGGCGAGATTGCCCTAAGAATCCTGAGGAGTTGCCGTGAACTCGGCATCAGCACAGTTGCGGTGTACAGCACCGTGGATCGCACGGCACTGCACGTGCAACTCGCTGACGAAGCGGTCTGCGTAGGCGAAGGCCCCAGCAACAAGAGCTACCTCAACATCCCCAACATTCTTGCGGCGGCCACCTCCCGCGGGGTGGATGCCATTCATCCCGGCTATGGGTTTTTGGCGGAAAACGACCGCTTCGCTGAGATGTGCCGTGATCACGGCATCACGTTTATCGGTCCGTCCCCCCATGCCATCCGATCGATGGGGGACAAGTCGACGGCAAAAGCCACCATGCAGGCTGTGGGCGTTCCAACGGTGCCTGGCAGCGAAGGCCTCCTACCCACCCCAGAGGCCGCCGCTGAGCTCGCTGCTGCCATGGGCTATCCCGTGATGATCAAGGCCACCGCGGGCGGCGGCGGCCGTGGCATGCGGCTCGTGCCCAGTCCTGATCAGTTGGTCAAGCTCTACAAAGCGGCGCAGGGGGAGGCCGATGCAGCGTTTGGAAATCCAGGGCTGTACATGGAGAAATTCATCGACCGGCCCCGTCACGTCGAAGTCCAAATCCTGGCGGACCGTCACGGCAACGTGGTCCATCTCGGCGAACGGGACTGCTCGATCCAACGACGTCATCAGAAACTTCTCGAAGAAGCGCCAAGCCCGGCCCTGGACCCTGAGCTGCGTCGTCGCATGGGAGATGCAGCGGTCGCGGCGGCGCGCAGCATCAATTACGAGGGCGCCGGAACGGTGGAATTCCTCCTGGACCGAAGTGGTGGGTTCTATTTCATGGAAATGAACACCCGCATCCAGGTGGAGCATCCCGTGACGGAAATGGTGACGGGGATCGACCTGATTGCGGAGCAGCTCCGCATCGCCGGCGGGGAGCCGATCAGCGTCCGGCAAGAAGATATCCAGATGAATGGGCATGCGATCGAATGCCGAATCAATGCCGAAGATGCCCAACACAACTTCCGGCCCGCCCCCGGACGGATCACGGGGTGGTTACCGCCTGGAGGCCCTGGAGTCCGCGTCGATAGCCACGTGTACACCGGCTACGACATCCCCCCCTTCTATGACTCCCTGATCGGCAAGCTGATCATCTGGGCGCCCAATCGCCCTGCAGCCCTCGAACGCATGAAGCGAGCTCTCAACGAGTGCGCCATCACCGGCATTCCAACAACGGTGGACTTCCACCTGCGCATGCTCGACCGCCCTGAATTCCAAAGGGGCGACGTGCACACCAAATTCGTTGAAGAGGAGATGCTCTAA
- a CDS encoding YggT family protein, which produces MTPTLVAILPLLNLALGLLLAAWTLTFLARIVLTWYPQVDLSKGFWPLLAWPTESILGVTRRVVSPIGGVDVTPVIWVGLLSLLRELLVGQQGLLSLVLLRAQSLAQITA; this is translated from the coding sequence GTGACGCCAACGCTTGTCGCCATCCTCCCTCTTCTCAACTTGGCACTGGGTTTGTTGTTGGCAGCATGGACCCTCACCTTCCTGGCGCGCATCGTGCTCACTTGGTACCCTCAGGTGGATCTATCCAAGGGCTTTTGGCCCCTGCTGGCCTGGCCCACAGAGTCGATCTTGGGGGTGACCCGCCGAGTTGTCTCTCCCATCGGGGGCGTTGATGTCACCCCCGTGATCTGGGTTGGGCTGCTCAGCTTGCTGCGCGAACTGCTGGTTGGGCAGCAAGGTTTGCTCTCCTTGGTGCTGCTCCGCGCCCAGTCCCTCGCCCAAATCACGGCCTGA
- the psbX gene encoding photosystem II reaction center X protein: MTPSLSNFLTSLVAGVAIVVIPASIGLFFLSQTDQVDRKL, from the coding sequence ATGACGCCCTCCCTCTCCAATTTTCTGACCAGCCTCGTTGCTGGTGTCGCGATCGTTGTGATCCCTGCTTCTATCGGGCTCTTTTTCCTCAGCCAAACCGATCAGGTTGATCGCAAACTTTGA
- a CDS encoding Ycf66 family protein — protein sequence MVNASLNWASIVGIVLAVGGALLYFMRSFKPALARDYDVFFAAIGLLCGGILFFQGWRLDPILQFGQFLLAGTTVFFAYESVRLRGISAEQAKRSAYFDDDPETASPAGGLRGGYDDSYERFDEPQPIRRRFGGQGPDNEERPEQDFYRPRRTSRAAIPEQAASRSRQRPDPPSDWSDSSERERRMARFGRGDDSAASGPSFGERRGQRQDQRRGSRPTPVASSRPEPSRPEPSSRASAGPAGRSASGSARSGLDGQPGIPQGTPLRREPEDAAYSPSPRQPSSKPPVSRRNPAPENGPATSRDTNRTPPRSSRPRDNNSRFDD from the coding sequence GTGGTTAATGCCAGTCTGAATTGGGCCAGCATTGTTGGCATTGTGCTGGCTGTAGGTGGAGCACTGCTCTACTTCATGCGCAGTTTCAAGCCCGCTCTCGCTCGTGATTACGACGTGTTCTTCGCGGCGATCGGCCTTCTCTGCGGAGGAATTCTTTTCTTCCAGGGCTGGCGACTCGACCCAATCCTCCAGTTTGGACAGTTCCTGTTGGCGGGAACCACGGTGTTTTTTGCCTACGAGAGCGTTCGTCTTCGGGGGATTTCAGCGGAACAGGCAAAGCGCTCGGCCTATTTCGATGACGATCCCGAAACCGCAAGCCCCGCTGGAGGTTTGCGGGGTGGTTACGACGATTCCTACGAGCGATTCGACGAACCTCAGCCGATACGACGCCGGTTTGGCGGCCAAGGCCCGGATAATGAAGAGAGGCCTGAACAAGATTTCTACCGCCCCCGTCGCACCTCCAGAGCTGCGATCCCAGAGCAGGCCGCGAGTCGGAGCCGTCAGCGGCCCGATCCCCCCTCGGATTGGTCAGACAGCAGCGAACGGGAGAGGCGCATGGCCCGATTCGGTCGCGGCGACGACTCTGCTGCGAGTGGTCCAAGCTTTGGAGAGCGCCGCGGCCAACGCCAGGATCAACGCCGAGGCTCTCGGCCAACTCCCGTCGCTTCTTCCAGGCCTGAACCGTCCAGGCCTGAACCCTCATCCCGCGCCTCTGCTGGGCCAGCTGGCCGATCAGCGAGCGGATCAGCACGAAGCGGCTTAGACGGACAACCTGGCATCCCCCAAGGCACCCCGCTGCGTCGAGAACCCGAAGATGCCGCTTACTCCCCAAGCCCGCGGCAACCCTCTTCCAAACCCCCGGTGAGCAGACGCAATCCCGCCCCTGAGAACGGGCCTGCCACGTCTAGGGACACCAATCGCACCCCTCCCCGCAGTTCCCGCCCCAGGGATAACAACTCCCGCTTCGACGACTGA
- a CDS encoding Tol biopolymer transporter periplasmic protein, translating to MTRRLLLVLLALGVAACEGRSTRAPSGFLAPQQQDPALSGDGRLLAVIEDQNGRPTVQLRNVQGGGSLRLRHLSRHQPHSSPSLSWNGRYLAVITQRGNHRLVLIEDRLKGKAHPLRLPSGRDPVQVSLAPDARKLAIQTADQGRWRVEVIDLSGLLEPDGPGGQRRTTPNEANR from the coding sequence ATGACTCGACGCCTCCTCCTCGTGCTGCTCGCACTGGGAGTTGCTGCCTGTGAAGGTCGCTCGACCCGAGCACCATCCGGCTTTCTGGCGCCACAACAACAAGACCCTGCCCTCAGCGGTGATGGGCGGTTGTTAGCCGTCATCGAAGACCAAAACGGCAGACCGACCGTCCAATTACGCAATGTGCAAGGTGGGGGTTCGTTGCGTTTACGCCACCTCTCTCGCCATCAGCCCCATAGCTCGCCGTCCTTGAGCTGGAACGGCCGATATTTGGCCGTCATTACCCAACGCGGCAACCACAGGCTGGTCTTGATTGAAGATCGCCTCAAGGGCAAAGCCCACCCCCTGCGCTTGCCCTCCGGACGAGATCCCGTGCAGGTCAGCCTCGCTCCTGATGCACGCAAGCTCGCCATTCAAACCGCGGACCAGGGACGTTGGCGTGTTGAAGTGATCGATCTGAGTGGCTTGCTGGAGCCCGACGGACCTGGAGGCCAGCGACGCACGACGCCGAATGAAGCAAACCGATGA
- a CDS encoding chlorophyll a/b-binding protein has product MNKPDQVSDRTPEEPSSTSAAPEPLPTSSATTKDVPAFGWSAYAERINGRFAMIGFLAVVLTEALSGDTFLHWAGLIP; this is encoded by the coding sequence ATGAACAAGCCTGATCAAGTCAGCGATCGCACTCCGGAGGAGCCCTCCTCTACGTCGGCTGCTCCAGAGCCCCTTCCCACCAGCAGTGCCACCACCAAAGATGTGCCTGCCTTTGGTTGGAGTGCCTACGCCGAGAGGATCAATGGCCGTTTCGCCATGATCGGATTCTTAGCTGTCGTGCTCACGGAAGCCCTCAGCGGCGATACCTTTTTGCATTGGGCAGGGTTGATTCCCTAG
- a CDS encoding ATP-binding cassette domain-containing protein — protein MTATTTAGPGSLQNLRNQLRKLRHLAQPFFLPLDQASGWQFIWLLLCLLFCVGGLVLAVLTALIRSLDRLQPDLTEKYLSGVSGTIATIWSSWWGVAFVGLFLVGLASFIAFRQQLRQRRWLNWGLLATIVFMLLAVNGINTGIGFIYRDITNALVDKDQGGFYGRLAIYGACFVVALPIRVTQVYITAKLGIIWREWLSKSLIGDYMKNRAYYVLNPNSEDETDIDNPDQRITQDTESFTAQSLSLALGLFDALLTFSLNILVLWSISSRLTFTLFAYSAVATTLLIVSGRNLVRINYDQLRYEADFRYGLVHIRDNAESIAFYSGEGQEKQESYRRLGSVVKNFNLLIIWQVIIDVMRRSVSYAGVFLPFLVMAPVYFAGEIDFGVFNQANFAFNMVEGSLFFIVARIEQLAQFAAGISRLEGFQTKIEQVSQQAPSSNSREVPGSNGIVIRSADLYPPNGKNPVIEDLTIDIGDHDKLLVVGPSGCGKTSLLRMISGLWEPSRGSVERPSMGDLLFIPQKPYMLLGSLREQLCYPVDENRFSDEQLRSVLEQVSLEKLVTRYPDLDIKQDWPRILSLGEQQRLAFGRLLLNSPSFVVLDEATSALDVKTEKQLYELLVDRDLSFISVGHRPSLKHFHDNVLELRGDGDWSLIPASSYQP, from the coding sequence ATGACAGCGACCACCACCGCAGGCCCCGGATCACTGCAGAACCTGCGCAATCAACTCCGAAAGCTGCGGCACCTGGCGCAACCGTTTTTCTTGCCCCTGGATCAGGCCAGTGGATGGCAGTTCATCTGGCTGTTGTTATGCCTTCTGTTTTGTGTTGGCGGGTTGGTGCTTGCGGTTCTTACCGCCTTGATTCGAAGCCTGGATCGGCTTCAACCAGACTTAACGGAGAAATATCTGTCTGGTGTTTCGGGAACGATCGCCACGATTTGGTCGAGTTGGTGGGGAGTGGCTTTCGTGGGGCTGTTTCTGGTTGGTTTGGCCAGTTTCATTGCTTTCCGTCAGCAATTGCGCCAGCGGCGTTGGCTCAATTGGGGCTTATTGGCAACGATTGTGTTCATGTTGCTTGCTGTTAACGGCATTAATACGGGGATCGGATTTATCTACCGAGACATCACGAATGCCTTGGTGGATAAGGACCAAGGTGGCTTCTATGGACGACTGGCTATTTATGGCGCCTGTTTTGTGGTAGCCCTTCCCATTCGGGTGACGCAAGTTTATATTACTGCAAAGTTGGGAATTATTTGGAGGGAGTGGCTGTCTAAATCGTTGATTGGCGACTATATGAAAAATAGGGCTTATTATGTTCTCAACCCTAATAGTGAAGATGAAACGGATATTGATAATCCTGACCAGAGGATTACCCAAGATACGGAGTCTTTTACGGCACAAAGTCTGAGTCTTGCTTTGGGTCTTTTTGATGCGCTCTTAACGTTTTCACTCAACATCTTGGTGCTCTGGAGTATTAGCTCCAGGCTGACGTTCACTCTGTTTGCCTACTCGGCGGTTGCCACCACGCTTCTGATTGTTTCAGGGCGCAACCTCGTGCGCATTAATTATGACCAGCTCCGCTATGAAGCTGATTTTCGTTACGGACTGGTTCATATCAGGGACAATGCTGAATCCATCGCTTTTTACTCGGGGGAGGGGCAGGAAAAGCAAGAGTCCTATCGGCGTCTGGGTTCTGTTGTTAAAAACTTCAATCTCCTCATTATTTGGCAGGTGATCATCGATGTCATGCGGCGATCGGTGTCGTATGCGGGAGTTTTTCTGCCCTTCTTGGTTATGGCACCTGTGTATTTTGCGGGAGAGATCGATTTTGGTGTGTTCAATCAGGCCAACTTTGCTTTCAATATGGTTGAGGGATCGTTGTTCTTCATCGTGGCTCGCATTGAGCAGCTTGCTCAGTTTGCTGCCGGCATTAGTCGTCTCGAAGGATTCCAAACCAAAATTGAGCAGGTGAGCCAGCAGGCTCCCAGCAGCAACAGTCGCGAGGTCCCAGGAAGCAACGGCATCGTGATTCGGTCTGCAGACTTATATCCTCCGAATGGAAAGAATCCAGTCATCGAAGATCTCACGATTGATATCGGTGACCACGACAAACTTTTGGTTGTGGGGCCATCAGGATGTGGAAAGACTTCCCTGCTGCGGATGATTAGCGGCCTTTGGGAACCCAGCAGGGGAAGTGTTGAGAGGCCCTCGATGGGGGATCTCCTTTTCATCCCCCAGAAGCCTTATATGTTGCTGGGCTCGTTAAGAGAACAGCTTTGTTATCCAGTAGATGAGAATCGCTTTAGTGATGAGCAATTGAGAAGCGTGTTGGAGCAAGTCAGCTTGGAGAAGTTAGTGACGCGTTATCCCGACTTGGATATCAAGCAGGATTGGCCCCGAATTCTTTCTCTTGGAGAACAGCAACGACTGGCCTTTGGACGCTTGTTGTTGAATTCTCCGAGTTTTGTGGTTCTGGATGAGGCGACCAGCGCCCTTGATGTGAAGACAGAGAAGCAGCTTTATGAGTTGCTCGTGGATCGAGATCTCTCTTTTATTAGTGTTGGCCATCGTCCTTCCCTCAAGCACTTCCATGACAACGTGCTTGAACTGCGTGGGGATGGCGATTGGAGCCTGATCCCCGCCAGTAGTTATCAACCATGA
- a CDS encoding histidine triad nucleotide-binding protein — MAGDTIFARILRGDIPCDEVYSDDSCLAFRDVAPAAPVHVLVIPRKPLESLREAEKGDEELLGHLLLVAAKVAKQEGLSDWRTVINSGEGAGQTVFHLHVHVIGGRSLDWPPG; from the coding sequence ATGGCTGGTGACACGATTTTTGCCCGCATCTTGCGTGGAGACATTCCATGCGATGAGGTGTACAGCGATGACAGCTGTTTGGCGTTCCGCGACGTCGCTCCGGCCGCTCCTGTGCATGTGCTGGTGATTCCGCGCAAACCACTCGAGAGCTTGCGCGAGGCGGAGAAAGGGGATGAGGAGCTGCTTGGGCATTTGCTGTTGGTGGCTGCGAAGGTCGCCAAACAAGAAGGGTTAAGTGATTGGCGAACGGTGATTAACAGCGGAGAGGGTGCCGGGCAGACCGTGTTCCACTTGCACGTGCATGTGATCGGTGGGCGTTCCCTGGATTGGCCTCCCGGATGA
- a CDS encoding magnesium chelatase domain-containing protein, translated as MLARCSSASLQGMEALPVTVEVDLAPGLPGLQLVGLPDTAIQESRERVRAALRNSGFRGPLVRVIVNLAPADRRKEGPAFDLPIALALLVASGQLDPQKLEGLCCAGELGLDGSLRSCRGILAMACQAKTQQAKAFVVPSANAAEASLVDGLPIVSAKTLGELVEQLRHGGQNHRCSPPEQEVATTTTIPTSASEPPSAAPLTIQHFARKALAIAAAGGHHLLMVGPPGCGKTMLARELPSLLPPLSDSEALELTRLQSIAGTLGSVTSLVRQRPFRAPHHSTTAAGLLGGGGSIPVPAN; from the coding sequence ATGCTGGCACGCTGCTCAAGTGCATCCCTTCAAGGGATGGAGGCGCTACCCGTCACGGTGGAAGTGGATCTGGCCCCAGGGCTTCCCGGCTTGCAGCTTGTAGGACTTCCAGATACGGCCATCCAAGAGTCGCGCGAACGCGTCCGGGCAGCGCTGCGCAACAGCGGGTTCCGCGGGCCCCTGGTTCGGGTCATCGTCAATCTGGCTCCAGCCGATCGACGCAAGGAGGGACCGGCCTTCGATCTGCCGATCGCGCTGGCCTTGCTCGTCGCCAGCGGTCAGCTTGATCCCCAAAAACTGGAAGGGCTCTGCTGCGCCGGAGAACTGGGCCTGGACGGAAGCTTGAGGTCCTGCCGCGGCATCCTGGCCATGGCGTGCCAAGCGAAAACCCAGCAAGCCAAAGCCTTTGTGGTGCCATCAGCCAACGCAGCAGAGGCATCTCTCGTGGACGGACTCCCCATCGTGAGCGCCAAAACGCTTGGCGAGCTCGTTGAGCAGTTACGGCATGGAGGCCAGAACCACCGTTGTTCTCCTCCCGAACAGGAAGTGGCTACAACGACCACCATCCCAACCAGCGCATCAGAACCTCCGTCCGCAGCACCCCTCACGATTCAGCATTTCGCTCGAAAAGCCCTGGCGATTGCCGCCGCCGGTGGGCATCACCTTCTGATGGTGGGACCCCCTGGCTGTGGCAAAACGATGTTGGCGCGAGAGCTCCCCAGTCTGCTTCCGCCGTTGAGCGACTCAGAGGCCCTAGAGCTCACCCGTCTTCAATCCATTGCTGGCACGCTCGGCAGCGTGACAAGCCTGGTGAGGCAACGACCATTCCGAGCACCGCATCACAGCACCACGGCAGCAGGGCTTCTCGGGGGGGGGGGATCAATCCCCGTCCCGGCGAATTGA
- a CDS encoding ATP-binding protein, whose product MPSTASQHHGSRASRGGGINPRPGELSLAHGGVLFLDELTEFPRAILDQLRQPLEEGVLWISRARLRCSFPCRVTLVAATNPCPCGWHGDPSNRCRCSELQRQRYWNRLSGPFLDRLDLQCRLEPVPTSQLRRCFKTAEEPTETPRKSSFSPKAIQAARIKMCQRNPGKQLNSQLSALELGRYGQIAERAFQCWEQVVSKRQLSMRSSLRLLRVARTIADLDAVPTVGEQHLAEAICFRSYDHAPRANS is encoded by the coding sequence ATTCCGAGCACCGCATCACAGCACCACGGCAGCAGGGCTTCTCGGGGGGGGGGGATCAATCCCCGTCCCGGCGAATTGAGCCTGGCCCATGGAGGCGTGCTGTTTCTTGATGAGCTCACTGAATTTCCGAGAGCCATCCTCGATCAGTTGCGTCAGCCTCTGGAGGAGGGCGTTCTCTGGATCAGCCGAGCCCGATTGCGCTGCTCGTTCCCCTGCAGGGTGACCCTGGTGGCGGCGACCAATCCATGCCCTTGCGGATGGCATGGTGATCCTTCCAATCGCTGCCGTTGTTCTGAACTTCAACGGCAGCGCTACTGGAATCGTTTGTCTGGGCCATTTTTAGATCGGCTCGATCTTCAATGCCGCCTCGAACCCGTGCCGACCAGCCAACTTCGCCGGTGCTTCAAGACAGCAGAAGAGCCAACAGAGACTCCAAGAAAAAGCAGCTTCTCTCCCAAAGCCATCCAAGCCGCGCGCATCAAAATGTGCCAACGCAACCCGGGCAAGCAGCTCAACAGCCAACTCAGCGCGCTGGAGCTCGGGCGTTACGGCCAGATCGCAGAGCGAGCCTTTCAATGCTGGGAGCAAGTGGTGTCGAAACGGCAGTTGAGCATGCGCAGCAGCTTGAGGCTTCTGCGCGTTGCCCGAACCATTGCCGACCTAGACGCTGTGCCAACGGTGGGCGAACAACACCTGGCGGAAGCGATCTGCTTCCGAAGTTATGACCACGCGCCCAGAGCAAACAGCTAA
- the rpsU gene encoding 30S ribosomal protein S21: protein MTQVTVGENEGIESALRRFKRQVSKAGIFADLKRLRHHETPIEKYKRKAQQRRRRR from the coding sequence ATGACTCAGGTCACGGTTGGAGAAAACGAAGGCATCGAATCTGCCCTACGTCGCTTTAAGCGTCAGGTCTCCAAGGCCGGCATCTTTGCGGATCTCAAGCGCCTGCGCCATCACGAAACCCCAATCGAGAAGTACAAGCGCAAAGCTCAGCAGCGTCGTCGCCGTCGTTGA
- a CDS encoding DUF3747 domain-containing protein, which yields MGRPWNAGVACAVFTAAVATGLPQAARAQGSVFTAADVDESQFVMVSAPIGKGESSQLNIYEQRTSARPCFAVSGASPAVVDPLLASFDFTGICNRYIDGNGYSLRIGGDDLGTRYRLSVIKTGSDIELLAVPTRDPSRPTMVVARSGGPGNGFLKLNLEPGWKLMRRQYGKRTLGHLYVYRDDMPGSPGAL from the coding sequence ATGGGCCGTCCTTGGAACGCTGGTGTTGCTTGTGCTGTGTTTACGGCAGCTGTCGCCACAGGTCTGCCGCAAGCAGCGAGAGCTCAAGGATCCGTCTTCACTGCTGCAGACGTTGACGAAAGTCAATTTGTGATGGTGTCGGCTCCCATCGGTAAGGGTGAGAGCTCTCAGCTGAACATTTATGAGCAACGGACCAGCGCCCGGCCGTGTTTTGCGGTGTCAGGAGCTTCCCCTGCAGTGGTTGATCCCCTGTTGGCCAGTTTTGACTTCACCGGAATCTGTAACCGCTATATCGATGGCAATGGCTATTCCCTGCGCATTGGCGGCGATGACCTTGGAACGCGTTATCGACTCTCCGTGATCAAAACCGGTTCCGATATCGAGCTCTTGGCCGTCCCGACGCGTGATCCGTCCCGTCCCACCATGGTGGTGGCTCGCTCAGGAGGGCCTGGAAACGGTTTCCTCAAGCTGAATCTTGAACCGGGCTGGAAGCTGATGAGGCGTCAATACGGCAAGCGCACGCTGGGACATCTTTATGTTTACCGGGATGACATGCCTGGATCACCAGGCGCTCTTTGA